A genomic segment from Amphiura filiformis chromosome 10, Afil_fr2py, whole genome shotgun sequence encodes:
- the LOC140161935 gene encoding uncharacterized protein: MHSVTVPFQRNAEYIMRRAFVGVTGQVSVRGRKINNLRYADDTTLIAKSSDELQDLIDRVKPSSEEFGLHLNVKKTKTMICGRDANQQVKVNGEVVEQVDTSNFLGSLIDNAGGSSQEIRRRLAMARSFAIALTYRKTESFLKLPRFILWAVGMTDMKKILAFEM, from the coding sequence ATGCATTCTGTCACCGTACCTTTTCAACGTAATGCAGAGTATATCATGAGGAGAGCATTTGTTGGTGTTACAGGTCAGGTGTCAGTCAGAGGACGAAAGATAAACAACCTCAGATACGCTGACGACACCACCCTAATTGCAAAGTCATCAGATGAGCTTCAGGACCTCATAGACAGAGTAAAACCAAGCAGTGAGGAATTTGGGCTGCATCTCAATGTCAAGAAAACAAAGACAATGATCTGTGGAAGAGATGCAAATCAGCAAGTGAAGGTGAATGGAGAAGTTGTGGAACAAGTTGACACTTCCAACTTTCTGGGATCACTTATAGACAATGCAGGGGGCAGTTCACAGGAAATCAGAAGACGCCTAGCCATGGCAAGATCATTCGCAATTGCTTTGACATATAGAAAGACAGAGTCATTTCTAAAGCTACCAAGATTCATATTATGGGCGGTTGGAATGACAGATATGAAAAAGATCTTGGCTTTTGAAATGTGA